Within the Borrelia puertoricensis genome, the region AGACTGCTAGTGAGGCTATTGGTACTGATAGTAATGACCTGCTTGGTAATGTTGCTGCTCAGAATAACGGTGGTGCTGCTGGTAGTGAAGTCGATAAACTAGTAAAGGGTATTAAATCAATTGTAGATGTGGTACTTGGTGAAAAAAAAGGAAATTCCGATGCTGGGGATGATAAAAAGGCTAGTGATGGTTCTACTGCAAGAACCGCTGCTGCTGGGGATGGTGAATCAGGTAAATTATTTGCTACTGGTGCGGGAGCTGTTGGTGATGTTAACAATTCAAAAAAGGTTGCAGCTGATGCTGCTAAAGCTGTTGGGGCTGTAACTGGCGCTGACATTTTACAAGCTATGATTAAGGATGATGGTGATGCTGTTAAATTAGCTACTTCTCAGAATGCTGGAGCTGCCCCTAAAGATGCTACTATTGCAGGAGGTATAGCACTGCGAGCGATGGCTAAGAATGGTAAATTTGCTGGTCCTAGTGCTGCTGCTGATGATGCTGTTACTGCAGTTAAAGGTGCAGCAATAAGTGCAGTTACTAAAGCATTAGATACTTTAACAATAGCAATAAGAAATACTATTGACTCAGGCCTTAAAACTATTAAAGATGCTATGAATATTAATCCTACTGATACTACTTTAACTAATGATAATCAGGCTTCTGAAGCTAAGAAAAACTAGTTAGAATTTAATAACA harbors:
- a CDS encoding variable large family protein — its product is MKRITLCALFLTLFLLLGCGSGTTKMEDPQSRFLKSVISLGNDFLNVFTSLSDMVGGVLGFNTTTKKSDVGNYFKTMHDTLSSTKTSLEKIVADMKSDNNPNAEATDTAVKSLITNTLDQIIQGAKTASEAIGTDSNDLLGNVAAQNNGGAAGSEVDKLVKGIKSIVDVVLGEKKGNSDAGDDKKASDGSTARTAAAGDGESGKLFATGAGAVGDVNNSKKVAADAAKAVGAVTGADILQAMIKDDGDAVKLATSQNAGAAPKDATIAGGIALRAMAKNGKFAGPSAAADDAVTAVKGAAISAVTKALDTLTIAIRNTIDSGLKTIKDAMNINPTDTTLTNDNQASEAKKN